One genomic region from Pseudoduganella dura encodes:
- a CDS encoding DUF2145 domain-containing protein gives MKQRLLLAAWVALAAPAWAGQPCDEAPMAVTDAVKSLDLAQRTFQALDASGAQVALVSRAGQDLGKYGLRYSHMGIVVRDHPAGRWTVVHELNGCGTAASALYNEGLGNFFLAGLFRYEAQVVIPGPDAQARLAQLVTTRTARRLHHANYNMLSYAWSTRYQNSNQWVLETYAAAGAPAGQVETREEAQAWLKGAGFAPITVYVPSVTRLGARMLRANVAFDDHPFDRRMAGQIDTVSTDAVVRFVRNVDGAARVIVVE, from the coding sequence GTGAAACAGCGGCTGCTGCTTGCGGCCTGGGTGGCGCTGGCCGCGCCCGCGTGGGCGGGCCAGCCGTGCGACGAAGCGCCGATGGCGGTGACGGACGCCGTGAAGTCGCTCGACCTCGCGCAACGCACGTTCCAGGCGCTCGATGCGAGCGGTGCCCAGGTGGCGCTGGTATCGCGCGCCGGCCAGGATCTGGGCAAGTACGGGCTGCGCTATTCCCACATGGGCATCGTGGTGCGCGACCACCCGGCCGGGCGCTGGACCGTCGTGCACGAACTGAACGGGTGCGGAACCGCGGCCTCCGCGCTATACAACGAAGGCCTGGGCAACTTCTTCCTCGCCGGCCTGTTCCGCTATGAAGCGCAGGTGGTCATTCCCGGCCCCGACGCGCAAGCGCGGCTGGCACAGCTGGTGACGACCCGCACCGCGCGCCGCCTGCACCATGCCAACTACAACATGCTGTCCTACGCCTGGTCGACGCGCTACCAGAATTCGAACCAGTGGGTGCTCGAAACGTATGCGGCGGCGGGCGCGCCCGCCGGCCAGGTGGAAACGCGCGAGGAAGCGCAGGCCTGGCTGAAGGGGGCGGGCTTCGCGCCGATCACCGTGTACGTGCCCAGCGTCACGCGGCTGGGCGCGCGCATGTTACGCGCCAACGTGGCGTTCGACGATCACCCGTTCGACCGCCGCATGGCGGGCCAGATCGACACGGTGTCGACCGATGCGGTGGTGCGCTTCGTGCGGAACGTGGATGGCGCGGCCAGGGTGATCGTCGTCGAATGA
- a CDS encoding helix-turn-helix domain-containing protein, which yields MSSSVMLVEGLKRELKAHGITYAELARRIGMSEASVKRMFAQRSFTLQRLDEVLAAAGIDLLDLTRSALEAPKLIDQLTQAQEEELIGDPKLLLVAVAALNGVPVDEIVAAFTLTEAEAVKHLLRLDRIGFLVLKPNNRIKLLVARTFGWIPNGPIQTWFRHEAAGDYLDARFDGPGELLRLFSVMLSPSSTSALLERLRQVADDFSQQHQADARLPYEGRRAITFMLAARPWLPEAFAALRRPGAAVAQ from the coding sequence ATGTCGAGCAGCGTGATGCTGGTGGAAGGGCTGAAACGGGAGTTGAAGGCGCATGGCATCACCTATGCCGAACTGGCGCGGCGCATCGGCATGTCCGAAGCCAGCGTCAAGCGCATGTTCGCGCAACGCAGCTTCACGCTGCAGCGGCTCGACGAGGTGCTGGCCGCCGCCGGCATCGACCTGCTCGACCTGACCCGCTCCGCGCTGGAGGCGCCGAAGCTGATCGACCAGCTCACGCAGGCGCAGGAGGAAGAACTGATCGGCGACCCGAAGCTGCTGCTGGTCGCCGTGGCGGCGCTGAACGGCGTGCCGGTCGATGAAATCGTGGCGGCGTTCACGCTGACGGAAGCGGAAGCGGTGAAACACCTGCTGCGGCTGGACAGGATCGGCTTCCTGGTGCTCAAGCCGAACAACCGCATCAAGCTGCTGGTGGCGCGCACCTTCGGCTGGATTCCGAACGGCCCGATCCAGACATGGTTCCGGCACGAGGCCGCCGGCGATTACCTCGATGCGCGTTTCGACGGCCCCGGCGAGCTGCTGCGCCTGTTCAGCGTGATGCTGTCGCCGTCCTCCACGAGCGCGCTGCTCGAACGCCTGCGCCAGGTGGCGGACGACTTTTCGCAGCAGCACCAGGCCGACGCCCGGCTGCCGTACGAAGGGCGGCGCGCCATCACGTTCATGCTGGCCGCGCGGCCCTGGCTGCCGGAGGCCTTCGCGGCGCTCCGGCGGCCAGGCGCCGCGGTGGCGCAATGA
- a CDS encoding M14 family metallopeptidase: protein MSIKISSQFDAGAIDLVGVTSAGDIDLNIRSDSHADITQWFYFRVQGARDVPLTIRFLNAGSAAYPDGWKDYQAVASYDRDTWFRVPTSFDGDMMTIEHAPEYDSVYYAYFEPYSWERHLSLLDNAQLSPLTELVDLGSTVDGRDLNMLVIGDPDAPKKVWVIARQHPGETMAEWFVEGMVEALLDPADAFASQCLKDAVFYVVPNMNPDGSVRGNLRTNAAGANLNREWNTPTMERSPEVFLVKEKMRETGCDLFLDVHGDEGLPYVFVAGSDSLENFTPAQKAEQDSFIEDFKIASPDFQSEFGYPDAPFSPEVLTMGSPHITHLFGCLSLTLELPFKDNANDPDPVNGWNGARSMKLGAAVLQPVLRALRR, encoded by the coding sequence ATGTCTATCAAGATCAGCAGCCAGTTCGACGCCGGCGCCATCGATCTCGTCGGCGTTACCAGCGCCGGCGACATCGACCTGAACATCCGCAGCGACTCCCACGCGGACATCACCCAGTGGTTCTATTTCCGCGTGCAGGGCGCGCGCGACGTGCCGCTGACGATCCGCTTCCTGAACGCCGGCAGCGCCGCCTACCCGGATGGCTGGAAGGATTACCAGGCGGTGGCCAGCTACGACCGCGACACGTGGTTCCGCGTGCCCACCAGCTTCGACGGCGACATGATGACGATCGAGCATGCGCCCGAGTACGACAGCGTGTACTACGCCTACTTCGAGCCGTATTCGTGGGAACGCCACCTGTCGCTGCTCGACAATGCCCAGCTTTCGCCGCTGACCGAACTGGTCGACCTGGGTTCCACCGTGGATGGCCGCGACCTGAACATGCTGGTCATCGGCGACCCGGATGCGCCGAAGAAGGTGTGGGTCATCGCGCGCCAGCATCCGGGCGAAACGATGGCCGAGTGGTTCGTCGAAGGCATGGTCGAAGCGCTGCTCGACCCGGCCGATGCGTTCGCCAGCCAGTGCCTGAAGGATGCCGTGTTCTACGTGGTGCCGAACATGAACCCGGACGGCTCGGTGCGCGGCAACCTGCGCACCAACGCGGCCGGCGCGAACCTGAACCGCGAGTGGAACACGCCGACGATGGAACGCAGCCCGGAAGTCTTCCTGGTCAAGGAAAAGATGCGGGAAACCGGCTGCGACCTGTTCCTGGACGTGCACGGCGACGAAGGCCTGCCCTACGTGTTCGTGGCCGGCAGCGATTCGCTGGAAAACTTCACGCCCGCGCAGAAGGCCGAGCAGGACAGCTTCATCGAGGACTTCAAGATCGCCAGCCCCGACTTCCAGAGCGAATTCGGCTACCCGGACGCGCCGTTTTCGCCCGAAGTGCTGACGATGGGTTCGCCGCACATCACCCACCTGTTCGGCTGCCTGTCGCTGACGCTGGAACTGCCGTTCAAGGACAACGCCAACGACCCGGACCCGGTCAACGGCTGGAACGGCGCCCGCTCGATGAAACTGGGTGCCGCGGTGCTGCAGCCGGTACTGCGCGCGCTGCGCCGGTAA
- a CDS encoding TRAP transporter substrate-binding protein: MQRRSFLTRSAAVAGTASLAGGITTPAIAQTQPAVSWRLASSFPKTLDTIYGSADAFARRVAQLTGDRFQIRQFAAGEIVPGLQVMDAVQAGTVEIGHTPAYYYFGKDATFAFDCAVPFGLTSRQQTAWFDQGGGRELLREFYRGYGIVNFMGGNTGVQMGGWYRKEIRSVADLKGLKMRVAGFAGRVMERMGVVPQQIPAGDVYAALEKGTIDAAEWVGPYDDEKLGLVRVAPHYYAPGWWETGPQLSFLVNGRQWDRLPKQYQAAIEAAAYECHVRMQAGYDARNPGALARLLKNGAKLHNFGKDVMDAAYRHAGAVMEEEAAKNAKFRKIYEPWKKFRHDQNQWASVAEAAMQNYLITAGRR; the protein is encoded by the coding sequence ATGCAGCGCCGTTCCTTTCTGACCCGGTCCGCCGCCGTGGCGGGCACCGCTTCCCTGGCCGGCGGCATCACCACGCCCGCCATTGCGCAAACGCAGCCGGCCGTCAGCTGGCGCCTGGCATCGAGCTTCCCGAAAACGCTGGACACGATCTACGGCTCGGCCGACGCATTCGCCAGGCGCGTGGCCCAGCTCACCGGTGACAGGTTCCAGATCCGCCAGTTCGCGGCCGGCGAGATCGTGCCCGGCCTGCAGGTGATGGACGCGGTGCAGGCCGGCACGGTCGAGATCGGCCACACGCCGGCCTACTATTATTTCGGCAAGGATGCCACGTTCGCCTTCGATTGCGCGGTGCCGTTCGGGCTCACGTCGCGCCAGCAGACGGCCTGGTTCGACCAGGGCGGCGGCCGCGAACTGCTGCGCGAGTTCTACCGCGGCTACGGCATCGTCAATTTCATGGGCGGCAATACCGGCGTGCAGATGGGCGGCTGGTATCGCAAGGAAATCCGCTCGGTGGCCGACCTGAAGGGCCTGAAGATGCGCGTGGCCGGTTTCGCGGGCCGCGTGATGGAGCGGATGGGCGTGGTGCCGCAGCAGATCCCTGCCGGCGACGTCTACGCCGCGCTCGAAAAGGGCACGATCGATGCGGCCGAATGGGTCGGCCCCTACGACGATGAAAAGCTCGGCCTCGTGCGCGTGGCCCCGCATTACTACGCGCCGGGCTGGTGGGAAACGGGGCCGCAGCTGTCGTTCCTCGTCAACGGCAGGCAATGGGACCGGTTGCCGAAGCAATACCAGGCGGCGATCGAGGCGGCAGCGTACGAATGCCATGTGCGCATGCAGGCCGGCTACGACGCGCGCAACCCCGGCGCGCTGGCGCGGCTGCTGAAGAACGGCGCGAAGCTGCACAACTTCGGCAAGGATGTGATGGATGCGGCCTACCGGCACGCCGGCGCGGTGATGGAGGAAGAAGCGGCGAAGAACGCGAAATTCCGCAAGATCTACGAGCCGTGGAAGAAGTTCCGGCACGACCAGAACCAGTGGGCGTCCGTGGCCGAGGCGGCGATGCAGAATTACCTGATCACCGCGGGCCGCCGCTGA
- the paaX gene encoding phenylacetic acid degradation operon negative regulatory protein PaaX, with protein sequence MNNDLNDWIDRFLTEEPPRSKSLVMTIFGDAIVPHGGLAWLGSLIELLAPFGVNDRLLRTSVFRLAQEGWLVSQRDGRRSNYTITPAAVQRFARAYRRVYAPPSVHWHGSWTFVLGTNALSPAERASLRKELLWEGYSVVAPGIAGHPAGNAEALDDLLARLDMRGKVYVVQAAQLPGVQGKPLADLIAEGWDLSEVAAGYERFIDRFAPLRSLLAADLSPQQAFIVRTLLIHAYRRVQLHDPQLPVELLPEPWPGAAAYDLARELYRLTHALAGEHVLATLQREQADIAAAAPAFFERFGGLT encoded by the coding sequence ATGAACAATGATTTGAATGACTGGATCGACCGCTTCCTGACGGAGGAGCCACCGCGCTCGAAGTCGCTGGTGATGACGATCTTCGGCGATGCGATCGTCCCCCACGGCGGGCTGGCCTGGCTGGGCAGCCTGATCGAGCTGCTGGCGCCGTTCGGCGTCAACGACCGGCTGCTGCGCACGTCCGTCTTCCGGCTGGCGCAGGAGGGCTGGCTGGTATCGCAGCGCGACGGGCGGCGCAGCAACTACACGATCACGCCGGCGGCGGTACAGCGCTTCGCGCGGGCGTACCGGCGCGTGTACGCGCCACCCAGCGTGCACTGGCACGGCAGCTGGACGTTCGTGCTCGGCACCAACGCCCTGTCGCCGGCCGAGCGGGCGTCGCTGCGCAAGGAATTGCTGTGGGAGGGCTACAGCGTGGTGGCGCCGGGCATCGCCGGGCATCCCGCCGGCAATGCCGAGGCGCTGGACGACCTGCTGGCCCGGCTGGACATGCGCGGCAAGGTGTACGTGGTGCAGGCGGCCCAGCTGCCCGGCGTGCAGGGCAAGCCCCTGGCGGACCTGATCGCCGAAGGATGGGATTTGAGCGAAGTGGCGGCGGGCTACGAACGGTTCATCGACCGCTTCGCGCCGCTACGGTCGCTGCTTGCAGCAGATCTTTCGCCGCAACAGGCATTCATCGTGCGCACGCTGCTGATCCACGCCTACCGGCGCGTGCAGCTGCACGATCCGCAGCTGCCGGTCGAACTGCTGCCGGAGCCGTGGCCGGGCGCCGCCGCCTACGATCTCGCGCGCGAGCTGTACCGGCTCACCCATGCCCTGGCTGGAGAGCACGTGCTCGCCACGCTGCAACGCGAGCAGGCCGATATCGCCGCTGCCGCGCCCGCGTTCTTCGAGCGCTTCGGTGGGCTGACCTAG
- the paaA gene encoding 1,2-phenylacetyl-CoA epoxidase subunit PaaA — protein MYAQMVETGLKNVRTAEEMSEQERAFQARIDDGIRIEPKDWMPEAYRKTLIRQISQHAHSEIVGQLPEGNWVTRAPTLKRKSILLAKIQDEAGHGLYLYSAAETLGVSRDELLQALHAGKAKYSSIFNYPTLSWADMGAIGWLVDGSAIINQIPLCRCSYGPYARAMIRVCKEESFHARQGYDIMMALARGTPEQKAMAQDALNRWWWPSLMMFGPSDAESVNSAQSSRWRIKLFSNDELRQRMVDQTVPQAEFLGLTVPDPDLKWNAERGHYDFGAIDWQEFHEVLKGNGPCNRERLRTRVKAYEDGQWFRDALVAHADKHAQARAAA, from the coding sequence ATGTACGCACAAATGGTGGAGACCGGGCTGAAGAACGTCCGCACCGCGGAAGAAATGAGCGAGCAGGAGCGTGCCTTCCAGGCGCGCATCGACGACGGCATCCGGATCGAGCCGAAGGACTGGATGCCCGAGGCTTACCGCAAGACGCTGATCCGCCAGATCTCGCAGCATGCCCACTCGGAGATCGTGGGCCAGCTGCCGGAAGGGAACTGGGTGACCCGCGCGCCCACGCTCAAGCGCAAGTCGATCCTGCTGGCGAAGATCCAGGACGAGGCGGGCCACGGGCTGTACCTGTACAGCGCGGCCGAAACGCTGGGCGTCTCGCGCGACGAGCTGCTGCAGGCGCTACACGCCGGCAAGGCGAAATATTCGAGCATCTTCAATTACCCCACGCTGTCGTGGGCGGACATGGGCGCCATCGGCTGGCTCGTCGACGGCTCCGCGATCATCAACCAGATTCCGCTGTGCCGCTGCTCGTACGGCCCGTACGCGCGGGCGATGATCCGCGTCTGCAAGGAAGAGTCGTTCCACGCCCGCCAGGGCTACGACATCATGATGGCGCTGGCGCGCGGCACGCCTGAACAGAAGGCGATGGCGCAGGATGCGCTGAACCGCTGGTGGTGGCCGTCGCTGATGATGTTCGGCCCGTCGGATGCGGAATCGGTCAACAGCGCGCAATCGAGCCGCTGGCGCATCAAGCTGTTCTCCAACGACGAGCTGCGCCAGCGCATGGTCGACCAGACCGTGCCCCAAGCCGAATTCCTTGGCCTCACGGTGCCCGATCCCGACCTGAAATGGAATGCGGAACGGGGCCACTACGACTTCGGCGCCATCGACTGGCAAGAGTTCCACGAGGTTTTGAAAGGCAACGGCCCCTGCAACCGCGAGCGCCTGCGCACGCGCGTGAAGGCTTACGAAGACGGCCAGTGGTTCCGCGATGCGCTGGTGGCCCATGCGGACAAGCATGCGCAGGCCCGGGCGGCGGCCTAG
- the paaB gene encoding 1,2-phenylacetyl-CoA epoxidase subunit PaaB, producing MSKEWPLWEVFIRSQHGLAHKHVGSLHAPDAEMAMNNARDVYTRRNEGVSIWVVRAADIAASSPFDKGALFEPANSKVYRHPTFFPMPEEVKNL from the coding sequence ATGAGCAAGGAATGGCCCCTGTGGGAAGTGTTCATCCGCAGCCAGCACGGCCTGGCCCACAAGCACGTGGGCAGCCTGCACGCGCCGGATGCGGAAATGGCGATGAACAACGCGCGCGACGTCTACACGCGCCGCAACGAGGGCGTGTCGATCTGGGTGGTGCGCGCGGCGGACATCGCCGCCAGCAGCCCGTTCGACAAGGGCGCGCTGTTCGAGCCCGCCAACAGCAAGGTCTACCGCCACCCCACGTTCTTCCCGATGCCGGAAGAAGTCAAGAACCTGTAA
- the paaC gene encoding 1,2-phenylacetyl-CoA epoxidase subunit PaaC, whose translation MDAKTADLTTYLLRLGDNALVLSQRLSELCGKGPALEEDMALTNVALDLLGQARLWFTYAGELEGRGRDEDALAYRRDAHDFHNVLLVEQPNGNYAHTLMRQFYFDTWHYFLMGALVRSSDPRIAGIAEKSLKEVTYHLRRSGDLVVRLGDGTALSHEYTQTAADELWMFTGEVFNYDGVDGQMVAAGIAPAASELRAQWLAHVAEIFAEATLAMPSPDAWMQKGGKQGRHSEHLGYLLAEMQFLQRAYPGAQW comes from the coding sequence ATGGACGCGAAAACTGCTGACTTGACCACGTATCTGCTGCGCCTGGGCGACAACGCCCTGGTGCTGAGCCAGCGCCTCTCCGAGCTGTGCGGCAAGGGCCCGGCGCTGGAAGAAGACATGGCGCTGACCAACGTGGCGCTCGACCTGCTGGGCCAGGCGCGCCTGTGGTTCACCTATGCCGGCGAACTCGAAGGCCGCGGCCGCGACGAGGATGCGCTGGCCTACCGGCGCGACGCGCACGATTTCCATAACGTGCTGCTGGTCGAACAACCGAACGGCAACTACGCGCACACGCTGATGCGCCAGTTCTACTTCGACACGTGGCATTACTTCCTGATGGGCGCGCTGGTGCGGTCCTCCGACCCGCGCATCGCCGGCATCGCCGAAAAATCGCTGAAGGAAGTCACTTATCACCTGCGCCGCAGCGGCGACCTCGTCGTGCGCCTCGGCGACGGCACGGCGCTCAGCCACGAATACACGCAAACCGCCGCCGACGAGCTGTGGATGTTCACCGGCGAAGTGTTCAACTACGACGGCGTGGACGGGCAGATGGTGGCCGCCGGCATTGCCCCGGCCGCGAGCGAACTGCGCGCGCAATGGCTGGCCCACGTGGCGGAGATCTTCGCCGAAGCCACGCTGGCGATGCCGTCGCCCGATGCATGGATGCAGAAGGGCGGCAAGCAGGGCCGCCACAGCGAACACCTGGGCTACCTGCTGGCCGAGATGCAGTTCCTGCAGCGCGCCTATCCCGGCGCGCAGTGGTGA
- the paaD gene encoding 1,2-phenylacetyl-CoA epoxidase subunit PaaD — MMTAAPDEATVWTWLADVADPEIPVISVVDLGIVRAVDVDDQSVTVTLTPTYSGCPATHVIEAAVREALQAQGVADVRIVTRLAPAWTTDWLSEAGRQKLQGYGIAPPAQRVIDISGLRGGLAAAVSRSPLHRAGAPAVACPHCGSMHTELTSQFGSTPCKALYRCRDCAEPFDYFKCH, encoded by the coding sequence ATGATGACCGCCGCCCCCGATGAAGCCACCGTGTGGACCTGGCTCGCCGACGTGGCCGATCCCGAGATCCCCGTGATCTCGGTGGTCGACCTCGGCATCGTGCGCGCCGTCGATGTCGACGATCAAAGCGTCACCGTCACCCTCACGCCCACCTATTCCGGCTGCCCGGCCACGCACGTGATCGAAGCGGCCGTGCGCGAGGCGTTGCAGGCGCAAGGCGTGGCGGATGTGCGCATCGTCACCCGGCTGGCGCCGGCATGGACCACCGACTGGCTCAGCGAAGCGGGCAGGCAAAAGCTGCAAGGCTACGGCATCGCCCCGCCGGCGCAGCGGGTGATCGACATTTCCGGCCTGCGCGGCGGCCTGGCCGCCGCCGTCTCGCGCTCGCCGCTGCACCGCGCCGGCGCGCCCGCGGTCGCCTGCCCGCACTGCGGTTCCATGCATACCGAGCTCACGAGCCAGTTCGGCTCCACGCCGTGCAAGGCGCTGTACAGGTGCCGCGACTGCGCCGAACCGTTCGATTACTTCAAGTGCCACTGA
- the paaE gene encoding 1,2-phenylacetyl-CoA epoxidase subunit PaaE: protein MSKFYPLTVARVHNETRDCVAVTFAVPPKLQGSFQYRQGQHLTLRTRIGDEDVRRSYSICSAVQEGALRVAIKRTPGGMFSSWANESLKQGAVIEVMPPMGHFNVPLDAQNERNYLAFAAGSGITPILSIVKTTLLAEPRSRFTLFYGNRSSSSVIFRNELMELKDLYLDRLNIVYVMSREQQDIELFNGRITKEKTQQFLQHWIDIADYDTAFICGPEDMMLGVSAALQEAGMPKSAIKVELFAASIPKHQHTPRAQLDAQAAHHLTEVTVIQDGSAATFTMEKDKESILDAGLRAGLEMRYSCKGGVCSTCRCKVVDGKVDMDVNYALEDYEIARGFVLSCQGFPATDRVVIDFDQAE, encoded by the coding sequence ATGAGCAAATTCTATCCGCTGACCGTCGCCCGCGTGCACAACGAAACCCGCGACTGCGTCGCCGTCACGTTCGCCGTGCCGCCCAAGCTGCAGGGGAGCTTTCAATACCGGCAGGGCCAGCACCTGACCCTGCGCACGCGGATCGGCGACGAAGACGTGCGCCGTTCGTATTCCATCTGCTCGGCCGTTCAGGAGGGCGCGCTGCGCGTGGCCATCAAGCGTACGCCGGGCGGCATGTTCTCCAGCTGGGCCAACGAATCGCTGAAGCAGGGCGCCGTCATCGAAGTGATGCCGCCGATGGGCCACTTCAACGTGCCCCTCGATGCGCAGAACGAACGGAACTACCTGGCGTTCGCGGCCGGCAGCGGCATCACGCCGATCCTGTCGATCGTCAAGACCACGCTGCTGGCGGAACCGCGCAGCCGCTTCACGCTGTTCTACGGCAACCGCTCCTCCTCCTCGGTGATCTTCAGGAACGAACTGATGGAACTGAAGGACCTGTACCTGGATCGCCTGAACATCGTCTACGTGATGAGCCGCGAGCAGCAGGATATCGAACTGTTCAACGGCCGCATCACGAAGGAAAAGACGCAGCAGTTCCTGCAGCACTGGATCGATATCGCCGACTACGACACCGCCTTCATCTGCGGCCCGGAAGACATGATGCTCGGCGTCTCGGCGGCGCTGCAGGAAGCGGGCATGCCGAAATCCGCCATCAAGGTCGAGCTGTTCGCCGCGTCGATCCCGAAGCACCAGCACACGCCGCGCGCGCAGCTCGATGCGCAGGCGGCGCATCATCTCACCGAAGTCACCGTGATCCAGGACGGCAGCGCCGCCACGTTCACGATGGAAAAGGACAAGGAATCGATCCTCGACGCCGGCCTGCGCGCCGGGCTGGAAATGCGCTACTCGTGCAAGGGCGGCGTGTGTTCCACATGCCGCTGCAAGGTGGTCGACGGCAAGGTGGACATGGATGTGAACTACGCGCTGGAAGACTACGAGATCGCGCGCGGCTTCGTGCTGAGCTGCCAGGGTTTTCCGGCGACGGACCGGGTCGTCATCGATTTCGACCAGGCCGAGTAA
- the paaG gene encoding 2-(1,2-epoxy-1,2-dihydrophenyl)acetyl-CoA isomerase PaaG — MTYENILFGIENGIATLTLNRPDKLNSFTRAMHLEVRDAFDRIRADGSVRVLVFTGAGRGFCAGQDLSDRAVTAGDTPVDLGDSVEKYYAPLVMAIKDLPMPVICAVNGVAAGAGANLALACDIVLAAKSASFIQSFCKLGLIPDTGGTWHLPRLVGPARAMGLAMLGDKLSADHAEQWGLIWKALPDDVLMTETMAMAEHFACAPTKGLAFTKRAMQLGACNSLHAQLKLETDMMRELGNSHDYREGVAAFIAKRTPHFKGE; from the coding sequence ATGACCTACGAAAACATCCTGTTCGGCATCGAGAACGGCATCGCCACCCTCACGCTGAACCGTCCCGACAAGCTGAACAGCTTCACCCGGGCCATGCACCTGGAAGTGCGCGACGCCTTCGACAGGATCCGCGCCGACGGCTCCGTGCGCGTGCTGGTGTTCACCGGCGCCGGCCGCGGCTTCTGCGCCGGGCAGGACCTGTCGGACCGCGCCGTGACGGCCGGCGACACCCCGGTCGACCTGGGCGACTCGGTCGAGAAATACTATGCGCCGCTGGTCATGGCGATCAAGGATCTGCCGATGCCGGTGATCTGCGCCGTCAACGGCGTGGCGGCCGGTGCCGGCGCCAACCTGGCGCTGGCGTGCGACATCGTGCTGGCCGCGAAATCGGCCTCGTTCATCCAGTCGTTCTGCAAGCTGGGCCTGATCCCGGACACGGGCGGCACCTGGCACCTGCCGCGGCTGGTCGGGCCGGCGCGGGCGATGGGGCTGGCCATGCTGGGCGACAAGCTGTCCGCCGACCATGCCGAGCAGTGGGGCCTGATCTGGAAGGCGCTGCCGGACGACGTGCTGATGACCGAGACGATGGCGATGGCCGAACACTTCGCCTGCGCGCCCACGAAAGGCCTTGCCTTCACCAAGCGCGCGATGCAGCTCGGTGCCTGCAACTCGCTGCACGCCCAGCTGAAGCTGGAAACGGACATGATGCGCGAGCTGGGCAACAGCCACGACTACCGCGAAGGCGTGGCGGCCTTCATCGCCAAGCGCACTCCGCACTTCAAGGGGGAATGA